The candidate division KSB1 bacterium genome segment GCGCTTGCAGTCGCCATGCTGGTCGATCTCAACCGTTACCTGCATCGCATCCTGCGAGTTGGCCATACTTGAACCCCGCTCATTCCATCAAGCGATTGAAATCGCGGGGAAGAACCATGGCGATTCTCTCTCGACAAATGACAGTTTGCTCATGCTCAGGGTCTCGGAATTACGGTGGAACTCTCTTTTCTCATTTTTGTCTGCTTTCATTCAATTGGGCAGCAACACCTTGCTGTTCTGGGGGGTTGCCCGTATTTTTGGTGCGGAAGCTTTTGGCCAGTTTACACTTGCCCATTTGCTGGCGATCATCTTTCTGTACCTTTCTGACTTCGGCATCGATTTGTTGTTTACCACGGACCTTGCACGCGAACGTCAACATGCCACGCAACTGTTCTGCCGTTTTGCCTCCCTCAAAGTGATCTTCGTGGGGGGTGCGCTGGTGGTTATGATGTTGCTGATCGGCGGTTCTGATTTCAGCCCCGGCACCCGTCTGCTGCTCTGTCTTTTTGTGCCCAGTGTGGTTTTCACCGCAATCAGCAATTTTGTTTTCGCGTTGTTCAGGGGATTTGAGCAATTGCAGCATCAAACACGAATCTCCTTTCTGCAAAATGTCGCCTTGCTGCTCAGTCTGGCCATTATGGCGCTGACCCGCGCGCCCCTTTGGTTGTTTGCCACCGCGTACACGTTGAGCCGTGCGGTTGGTGTGATCCTGGCCGTTCGGACAGCGCTGACACTCATTGATGGCCGCCATCTTCGTCTGAAATTTGACGAGGGGGTTGCTCTGCTGCAGCGTGTCTGGCCGTTCGGCATTCATTTGATTCTGGCTGTCTTGCTGTTTCACCTCGACACCCTCCTGTTGTCCTTTTTTGAGGATGATTATTCCGTCGGCATCTATCAGGCCGTCATGAAGCTTGTCACGTTGACGCTAATTTTGCCCGATGTTTTAATTCAGGCCATGCTGCCCACCCTTGCCCGTCTGCACTCGGAGAATGAATATCTCTGGCTGCGCCTGGGACGCTTCGTCAACAAAACGCTGTTGTTCGTGTCATTGCCGCTGGCATTTGTCTTTGTCAATTATCCCGACACGATCATCTCCCTGGTCTATGGTTCGACAGAATTCGCGGCCGCCATTCCGCTCATGCAGTTGGCCGGCGCCAT includes the following:
- a CDS encoding oligosaccharide flippase family protein, with the protein product MAILEPRSFHQAIEIAGKNHGDSLSTNDSLLMLRVSELRWNSLFSFLSAFIQLGSNTLLFWGVARIFGAEAFGQFTLAHLLAIIFLYLSDFGIDLLFTTDLARERQHATQLFCRFASLKVIFVGGALVVMMLLIGGSDFSPGTRLLLCLFVPSVVFTAISNFVFALFRGFEQLQHQTRISFLQNVALLLSLAIMALTRAPLWLFATAYTLSRAVGVILAVRTALTLIDGRHLRLKFDEGVALLQRVWPFGIHLILAVLLFHLDTLLLSFFEDDYSVGIYQAVMKLVTLTLILPDVLIQAMLPTLARLHSENEYLWLRLGRFVNKTLLFVSLPLAFVFVNYPDTIISLVYGSTEFAAAIPLMQLAGAMIVFRFVLETYGVMLTAQGEQWRRTRAVVLATTLALAGNLYAIPRFSRQGALTIALAVSAVLMVTLMLSQREFSLGRSLESRCLAPLVAILALSLGMWHLSPRARLLLLLPALLFYLSITLAFGYSADERRMISRGQQS